TCACTCACAATGGCTACTAGTACCAAGCTTGTAGCTCTTGGCTTTGTTGTCCTTGTGAGCATTGGGTTTGCCGATGCTGCAAGGATGCTCGCTAGCACCTCCAGTGCTTCGGGTGGTGGAGGTGGcgggggaggtggaggcggtggcggtgggTCTGGTGGGAGTGGATGGGGTGGAGGGTCTGGATCAGGTGGAGGCTCAGGATATAGTGAAAGCGGAGGGGATTGGGGTAACAAGTGGAACTTCGCCAGGGGagctggtggaggaggaggagctgggggTGGCGGAGGATCAAATGGTGGATACGGGTCTGGCTCTGGATCCGGATCCGGCACCGGCAGCGGTGCGAGTGGCTCCGCATCAGCTCCTAGTGGCAATGGATATGCCAATGCTGATGgtaagggtgggggtgggggtgaagGTGGCGGTGCAGATGGGTCTACCGGATCCGGAGCTGGCTTTGGCCTTGGCAAGGGATATGGTGAGAGTGGCATATCAAAGGCACCCGCTCCTGCTGGTGGTGGTGATGGTACCAGCTACTCTGATGCTGgtg
The sequence above is a segment of the Triticum dicoccoides isolate Atlit2015 ecotype Zavitan chromosome 1A, WEW_v2.0, whole genome shotgun sequence genome. Coding sequences within it:
- the LOC119268116 gene encoding glycine-rich cell wall structural protein 2-like; translated protein: MATSTKLVALGFVVLVSIGFADAARMLASTSSASGGGGGGGGGGGGGGSGGSGWGGGSGSGGGSGYSESGGDWGNKWNFARGAGGGGGAGGGGGSNGGYGSGSGSGSGTGSGASGSASAPSGNGYANADGKGGGGGEGGGADGSTGSGAGFGLGKGYGESGISKAPAPAGGGDGTSYSDAGGSGNGGGGGNNGNGGGAGAGAGQAGNDDTSGGFANGGGSGNGGGTAGGGAEGPSVGVGSGTGSGAGQTGSTGSNGTGYATGMGGGMGGGNGGSINGGSGSGGGSGSGSGGGGYN